ATTAGATAGCTACATGCCTTGATATTCCTACATTTAATAGCGGACTAAAGGGGGCGAGAATTTGTTTGAACAGTATGTTGGTAAGAAAGTGAGCTTTAGAATACGTGTAACTAAAGAAGAGATAAGCGGCACAGTTAAGGAATACAGCGATGGTTTCCTTGTGGTAAATCAGGTTACGAGATACGGGGATAAGAGAGAAATAGTTATACACAAAAACGAGATTGCGTATCTGATATTAAGGCAAGCAGGGTGATTTGCATGGAAGGCTGGGTGAAGTTGTACAGGGTCCTCCTCAAAAAACCAATATGGCTCAAATCAACACCCGAGCATAAAACAATACTTATAACGCTGCTTCTGATGGCTAACCATGAACAAGGCGAGTGGGAATGGCAAGGGTATAAGTTCAAAGTGGAGCCAGGACAATTTGTGACTAGTATAGATAGCATCGTAAAGGAGTGCGGGAAAGGAATCAGTTTTCAAAATGTTCGTTCTGCGTTAAAAAAATTTGAAAAACTCGGATTTTTAACAAACGTATCAACAAAGACTGGAAGACTTATAACCATAGTAAATTGGGAGGAATATCAAGCAAATGATGATGATACCAACAATAATACCAACAAAGAGGTAACAAAGAACCAACAAAGAGGTAACAAAGAGGTAACACCTAACAAGAATGATAAGAATGATAAGAATGATAAGAATCTATTAAAAGACTCTTCTCTGCAAATTCAAAATTTGCGACATCGGTATAGCCCGGAAACTCTAATATTAATTGATGAATACATCGAGATACTGAAGACCACCAGAGTAAGCGGTAAAATTGCAGTATCTGTTCTGGAAAAAGTCTATATCGAAATGGCAAAGTACCCGGAGATAGTTGTTAAGTACGCCTGTTATACGATTGTAAACAATCCTGCGCTGCACAGTAAAAAGGAAAACTATTTCTTCGGCATCATGCGAAATACAAAAGCAGACGAGGCAACAAGAAAATTGGACAAGTTTTATGGACAAATAAAAGTCGTCGAGGACTTCGGTATCAACCGCAGGCCGGAGGAAAAGTACTTTGGTGACTGACGGAGGGATGATACATGAACCTGGAAAACATATACAGCCCTGAGGCAGAGAATGCCGTTATAGCCGGCTTCCTAATAGACGAAAACACCAGACACCTGGTAGAGGTCTTAAAGCCTGATGATTTCTACGACCCTGTTAATAGGGAGGTGTTTGAAGCCATACGCAGGCTCCACCGTGAAAATAAGCCTATTGACCTACTGACACTGCATGAAGCGTCGAAGGTGGCCATGACGCGGATAACGGCATACGATACACCCACAACCGTGAATATCCAGCATCATATAGGCATTATTAAGGATAAAACTGCCAAGCGTGAATTTGCAGCTGTGCAGCAGAAGGTCCATAAACTGCTGCAGGAGGATATTTCTAGGGTGGATCTCAAGAATACTGTATTGAAACTCATAGATGGTATCGACGTCGGTGTAAGTCAGGAGGACGGCTCGTTGCGGGCAGTACTGGTCAAGACATTCAACGAACTGCAGAAAGAAGGCGTATCATATCGCAGCGGTATTGATGAACTGGATAAAAAAATGGGCGGCTTCCACAAGGGTGAGATGACATGCATTGCCGCAAGGCCCTCAAGGGGGAAGACCGCTCTTGTCCTGCAGGTGGCCCAAGGTATGGCATGCAGAGGAGTTAATGTACTGTTGGTATCTAAAGAAATGTCCAAGGTTCAGCTGGGCAAAAGGATCCTGGCCAGGAACGCACGCATTGACGGATTCAGGCTGAGGAGTAACAATTTAAGCACTGAGGACTGGGAAAACGTTAAGAGGGAAATGGCTAAGCTATGCAGCCTTCCCATAGTGATAGACACCGAATCATCAACAGTGCCTGAGATAAGGGCCAAGGCGAGGAAGGAGAAGGCTGATATAGTCATGATTGACTACCTGCAGTTGCTTAAATCGGTTAATAAAGAACAGTCCAGGGAGCGGGAAGTAGCAGAGATGAGTAGAGATCTTAAGAACATGACACTCGAGATGGACATCCCGGTAATCATCCTTGCCCAGTTAAACAGGAATGCTGAGGATAAGAGGCCGTCCATGGCGGACCTCAGGGAATCGGGGGCAATCGAGCAGGATTGCGATAATATCATATTTTTACATAAGCCTGGGAATGAGGAGCTAAAGAAGGGTGTAGATAGCCGGAAGCTTGACCGGGACTTTATCAACGAGATTAAGCGGAACGGCTGGGACCTTTTGGAGTTCATAATCTCCAAACAAAGGAACGGCCCCACTGGTGTATTCTACATGGTGTATGAGAACAGGTACCTGGACTTTATAGATATCTTGAAATGAGTGGGGGTGTAGAAATGCAAGAAATCATAGTTGACAATTTCGCCGGTGGAGGTGGTGCCAGTACCGGAATAGCAATGGCAATAGGAAGGCCGGTGGATATAGCAATAAATCATGACCCGGAAGCAATAGCAATGCACAAGGCTAATCATCCATACACAAAACACTACTGCGAGAGTGTATGGGATGTGGACCCGAGAGAAGTTGCTGCGGGCAGGCCCGTAGGATTATGCTGGCTAAGCCCGGACTGTAAGCATTTTAGTAAAGCAAAAGGTGGCAAGCCGGTGGAAAAAAACGTCCGTGGGCTTGCGTGGGTAGCAGTCCGTTGGGCGGCAACGGTTAAGCCGCGGGTTATCATCCTGGAAAATGTGGAAGAATTTAAAACCTGGGGACCGTTGCTCAAAAACGGCAGGCCAGACCCAAAGCAGAAAGGCAGAGATTTCAACTGCTTTGTAAATGCACTAAAACGCCAGGGATACCATGTAGATTGGCGGGAACTCAGGGCCTGTGATTACGGAGCACCTACTATCCGCAAGCGGCTGTTTTTGGTTGCCCGGTGCGACAGTCGGCCTATTATGTGGCCGAAGCCAACCCACGGAGACCCGGAGAGTCCAGAAGTAAAGAGTGGTAAGTTGAAGCCTTGGAGGACAGCATCAGAGATAATAGACTGGTTGCTGCCATGCCCGAGCATATTTACAAGAAAAAGACCACTGGCAGAGAACACTATGCGGCGAATCGCCCGGGGAATACAGAAGTTTGTAATCGATAACCCGAAGCCGTTCATAATATGCACCGGCCAGACAGGCGGCGGTGACAGGTCCTGGAGTGTTAAGGAGCCGCTATCAACCATCGTATCAAAAGCTGAGCATTGTCTAATAACACCATTTTTAGCGCAGTACCACAGCGAAACAACAAAAAGCGAAGTAAGAGGGCAGGAAGTAAACAAGCCCATTATGACACTGGATACTGCAAATAGATACGGGTTAGTAGCCGCCTTTATAACTAAGTTTTACAAGACCGGGATAGGGCAGGACATGCGGGAGCCATTACATACGATTACAACGTCACCGGGACACTTCGGGGAGGTAAGGGCTTTTCTCTTGAAATACTACGGCACAGGCGAAAGCCAGAGAGTGAATGAACCGTTGGGGACCATCACAACAAAAGACCGGTTTGGACTGGTGACGGTGGAGGGACAGGATTACGCAATAGTAGACATAGGAATGAGGATGCTGCAGCCACATGAACTATATGCAGCACAGGGTTTCCCGAAGGATTACATTATAGACCGAGATGCAGACGGTAA
The nucleotide sequence above comes from Bacillota bacterium. Encoded proteins:
- a CDS encoding AAA family ATPase, giving the protein MNLENIYSPEAENAVIAGFLIDENTRHLVEVLKPDDFYDPVNREVFEAIRRLHRENKPIDLLTLHEASKVAMTRITAYDTPTTVNIQHHIGIIKDKTAKREFAAVQQKVHKLLQEDISRVDLKNTVLKLIDGIDVGVSQEDGSLRAVLVKTFNELQKEGVSYRSGIDELDKKMGGFHKGEMTCIAARPSRGKTALVLQVAQGMACRGVNVLLVSKEMSKVQLGKRILARNARIDGFRLRSNNLSTEDWENVKREMAKLCSLPIVIDTESSTVPEIRAKARKEKADIVMIDYLQLLKSVNKEQSREREVAEMSRDLKNMTLEMDIPVIILAQLNRNAEDKRPSMADLRESGAIEQDCDNIIFLHKPGNEELKKGVDSRKLDRDFINEIKRNGWDLLEFIISKQRNGPTGVFYMVYENRYLDFIDILK
- a CDS encoding DNA cytosine methyltransferase, whose amino-acid sequence is MQEIIVDNFAGGGGASTGIAMAIGRPVDIAINHDPEAIAMHKANHPYTKHYCESVWDVDPREVAAGRPVGLCWLSPDCKHFSKAKGGKPVEKNVRGLAWVAVRWAATVKPRVIILENVEEFKTWGPLLKNGRPDPKQKGRDFNCFVNALKRQGYHVDWRELRACDYGAPTIRKRLFLVARCDSRPIMWPKPTHGDPESPEVKSGKLKPWRTASEIIDWLLPCPSIFTRKRPLAENTMRRIARGIQKFVIDNPKPFIICTGQTGGGDRSWSVKEPLSTIVSKAEHCLITPFLAQYHSETTKSEVRGQEVNKPIMTLDTANRYGLVAAFITKFYKTGIGQDMREPLHTITTSPGHFGEVRAFLLKYYGTGESQRVNEPLGTITTKDRFGLVTVEGQDYAIVDIGMRMLQPHELYAAQGFPKDYIIDRDADGKKMSKAVQVKMCGNAIPPQFAEALIKTNLPELCKGYTEGYEQVRLFRSR